One Clavelina lepadiformis chromosome 1, kaClaLepa1.1, whole genome shotgun sequence genomic region harbors:
- the LOC143459160 gene encoding baculoviral IAP repeat-containing protein 8-like, with protein sequence MANIQTRSRRPNQLRESLRRTGVSIRYVTSDPYYESSPTNSNSNNNWTVIFPCRNPANSSMSNSSDRILSFRDDNWPWDRINASPRTLADSGLYYLGDGDRVKCWYCGGGLQGWERNDDPWREHAKWYPSCEFLLQKKGPDFVTDIVNRFPNLQRPDLNRRDRQDHPAPSVESSPRPTTSSSVEIIDPWNERRRLDRRIEREMTSERALMVRQMGFSLDEIRTAVQRQFETRETFRNMEDMIDAILNLSVSESAPTTSRTDPPNQPSPLPRQNGVAERLSEEAREVRRLEESKLCKMCHSCDANMVFIPCGHLATCLTCGANMRTCCVCDAVVEERVRSYIV encoded by the exons ATGGCGAACATTCAAACTCGGTCTAGGAGGCCAAACCAATTGCGCGAGTCACTCCGACGAACG GGAGTTTCAATTAGATACGTTACGTCAGATCCGTACTACGAAAGCAGTCCCACGAACAGTAACAGTAACAATAACTGGACAGTCATATTTCCATGTAGGAACCCAGCTAATTCTAGCATGAGTAACTCTTCGGATCGTATATTATCTTTTCGCGATGATAACTGGCCTTGGGATAGGATCAACGCTTCTCCGAGGACGCTTGCTGACTCTGGTCTTTATTACCTTG GTGATGGTGACAGAGTGAAGTGCTGGTACTGCGGTGGAGGGCTCCAGGGATGGGAGAGGAATGATGATCCTTGGAGGGAGCATGCCAAGTGGTATCCTTC GTGTGAGTTCCTCCTTCAAAAGAAAGGTCCGGACTTTGTGACTGACATCGTCAAtagatttccaaatcttcaacGACCTGATCTGAACCGGCGTGATCGCCAAGATCATCCAGCACCAAGCGTAGAATCTAG TCCAAGACCAACTACCTCGTCATCAGTTGAAATTATAGACCCGTGGAATGAAAGAAGAAGATTAGATCGGAGAATTGAGCGTGAGATGACCTCGGAACGAGCGCTGATGGTCCGCCAGATGGGATTTTCTCTCGACGAGATACGGACGGCTGTTCAAAG ACAATTTGAAACGCGGGAAACCTTTCGGAACATGGAGGATATGATCGACGCCATTTTGAATCTTTCCGTCTCCGAAAGTGCTCCGACAACATCACGAACCGATCCTCCCAACCAACCAAGTCCTCTTCCTAGACAGAACGGTGTAGCGGAGCGTTTGAGCGAGGAAGCGCGCGAGGTTAGACGCTTGGAAGAGTCAaagttgtgcaaaatgtgccaCAGTTGTGATGCCAACATGGTCTTCATTCCTTGCGGCCACCTGGCAACCTGCCTCACTTGTGGCGCCAACATGAGAACGTGTTGTGTCTGTGACGCGGTTGTTGAGGAAAGAGTCCGCTCCTATATTGTTTAA
- the LOC143455741 gene encoding uncharacterized protein LOC143455741, which translates to MFGSGFCHFSFAIKVNNEVASLFRCRFAFLCLYAMYCTTAPAPTSSHLHGVSRLQIAPPSNKMIPCLSKEINSKPCIQASYAVLRHAGFPLSTRIENKYTIYAGNEQFEAGKYNAKPLEVERRTRANLHDSCQGGKSNQSKTARSSIISNCSGSSPSGSDHTSQVSYNFLQNERLEPMQESTGVESPIDHNHDGITAPTNQVIFRPICRYRSKNDRILPSNEREMPSTQRLDEHSKTPLTNKSRSQREEVKDAPGCRIDFEKSKHSMKLRSRWENEKSTAGGQKSHFQETKEHARKISSPYKPNRLHEDIQRSQQNRLTSESSDKNDDCNKQLSSCEGHGLTEATSKMKSIIVKGRKHEHDEKYFNSRNESKKSKNFADLYDVLGVLGQGGGGMVYKAVRRTDNQPVAIKRIMREKVKRWEKVKGRKIPQEIALMLRVNGHHGVVKLLEWFDFQNSFVMILERPKNSVDLFDYIREVGQIEEQKCRMIFKQIVKAIHHIHECGVVHRDVKDENIVLDRDTEEAKLIDFGCGTLLCDEPYKDFSGTPEFYPPEWFNEGYYYARSSATWSLGVLLYDMLCGDIPFRKKREISRGVLKFKVSLSREVKHLISWMLSMDPDSRPNLIDIVRHPWFNDTNK; encoded by the exons ATGTTCGGCTCaggtttttgtcatttttcatTTGCCATCAAGGTAAACAACGAAGTAGCATCTTTATTTCGTTGCAGATTTGCTTTCCTGTGTTTATATGCAATGTACTGTACAACTGCTCCTGCTCCAACATCGAGCCATTTACACGGAGTCTCTCGTTTACAAATAGCTCCTCCTTCaaacaaaatgattccatGCTTGAGCAAGGAGATCAACAGCAAACCGTGCATACAAGCATCGTACGCAGTGCTCAGACATGCGGGCTTTCCATTGTCCACTCGCATCGAGAATAAATATACGATCTACGCCGGAAATGAACAGTTCGAAGCCGGCAAATATAATGCGAAACCACTCGAAGTTGAAAGGCGAACTCGCGCGAACCTACATGACAGCTGTCAGGGAGGAAAATCGAATCAATCCAAAACTGCTCGTTCTTCAATAATCTCGAATTGTTCAGGATCTTCACCAAGTGGAAGCGATCATACGTCACAAGTTTCCTATAACTTCCTTCAGAACGAGAGGTTAGAGCCAATGCAGGAATCTACAGGTGTAGAATCGCCGATAGACCACAATCATGACGGAATTACCGCTCCAACCAATCAGGTCATATTCCGACCGATTTGCAGATATCGGAGTAAAAATGATCGAATTTTGCCGAGCAATGAAAGGGAAATGCCTTCAACCCAACGACTAGACGAACATTCCAAAACTCCTTTGACAAACAAGTCGAGGAGTCAACGCGAGGAGGTCAAAGATGCTCCCGGATGTCGAATTGACTTCGAGAAATCGAAGCATTCCATGAAATTAAGATCTCGATGGGAAAATGAAAAGAGCACAGCTGGGGGTCAAAAGTCACATTTTCAAGAGACAAAGGAACACGCGAGGAAGATTTCCTCTCCCTATAAACCGAACCGTTTACACGAAGATATTCAAAGATCACAGCAGAATCGATTGACCTCCGAAAGCAGCGACAAAAATGATGACTGCAACAAGCAATTGTCCAGCTGTGAAGGTCATGGTTTGACCGAGGCAACGAGCAAAATGAAGTCGATAATTGTCAAAGGCAGGAAGCACGAGcatgatgaaaaatatttcaattctaGAAACGAATCgaaaaaaag TAAGAATTTCGCCGATTTATATGACGTGCTTGGAGTACTTGGACAAGGCGGCGGCGGAATGGTGTACAAAGCGGTTAGAAGGACGGACAACCAACCGGTTGCAATCAAGCGGATCATGCGGGAAAAAGTGAAGCGATGGGAGAAGGTTAAAGGGCGGAAAATTCCGCAAGAAATTGCCCTCATGTTAAG AGTGAATGGACACCATGGAGTTGTAAAGTTACTGGAGTGGTTTGACTTCCAGAACTCATTCGTTATGATCTTGGAGAGACCAAAAAATTCTGTAGATTTGTTTGACTACATCAGAGAGGTTGGTCAAATAGAGGAACAGAAATGTCGCATGATTTTTAAGCAG ATAGTTAAGGCAATCCACCACATCCATGAATGCGGCGTCGTCCATCGCGACGTAAAAGACGAAAACATCGTTCTAGACCGCGACACTGAGGAGGCGAAGTTGATCGACTTCGGGTGTGGGACTCTGCTTTGCGATGAACCCTACAAAGACTTTTCTGGAACCCCAGAATTTTACCCCCCGGAGTGGTTCAACGAG GGTTATTACTACGCTCGATCCTCGGCAACATGGTCGCTAGGTGTCCTCCTATACGATATGTTGTGCGGAGACATCCCATTCAGGAAAAAGCGGGAAATTTCGCGCGGCGTGCTCAAGTTCAAA GTATCTTTAAGTCGAGAGGTGAAGCATTTGATATCGTGGATGCTTTCAATGGACCCTGATTCTAGGCCGAACCTGATCGACATCGTGCGACATCCTTGGTTCAATGACACGAACAAATGA